GGCTTGTCCCAGAGCGGCAGACAGCGACCGGCTTTTTCGAGGTCCATTTTATTGGCGACCACGAGGATTCGGCCTTTCAGGCTTCGGCCTAAGTCCCAATCCTCCTCTCGAAGCGGCTCCGAGGCATCGAGCAGCCAGAGAACCAGGTCGGCCTTTTCCGCGGTGAGACGGGAGCGGCGGATGCCTTCGCGCTCGACTTCCTCCTCGCCGCTTCGAATGCCGGCGGTGTCGAAGAGCTGGAAGGCCAGGCCACCCCAATGGGCCGAGGCCTCAATGACATCCCGGGTGGTCCCGGGGCTATCGTGGACGATGGCTCGCTCCTCCCGAAGCAGGCGATTGAGCAGGCTGGATTTGCCGACATTGGGCCGACCGACCAGGGCGACCTTGATCCCCTCGCGGAGCAGACGGCCGACTTGAAACTTTTCGAGCCAAACCTGGAGCTCCGATTCCAGGGCCGCCAGCTCGGCGTCGGTCTGCGGCGGCTGGGCGAGCTCGAGATCCTCCTCCGGGAAGTCGATGGCGGCCTCAATCCGGGCCACCGCGGTCAGAAGACGCTCCCGCATCGCTTCGACTTCGGCCGAGATCCGGCCCTGCAGCTGGGATCGGGCATTGCGCAGGGCGGCTTCGCTCTGAGCATGGATCAAATCGGCCACGGCTTCAGCCTGGAGCAGGTCCATTTTGCCGTTGAGAAAGGCCCGGCGACTGAAT
This bacterium DNA region includes the following protein-coding sequences:
- the mnmE gene encoding tRNA uridine-5-carboxymethylaminomethyl(34) synthesis GTPase MnmE; translation: MTSDYSNETIVALATPPGEGGIGILRLSGTKAPILAAQVWQSRRPFSDFETHRLHPGQFLDPQTQQPLDSGLAVWMRAPHSFTGEEVVEFQLHGGPWLLHRALEILLKLGARAAEAGEFSRRAFLNGKMDLLQAEAVADLIHAQSEAALRNARSQLQGRISAEVEAMRERLLTAVARIEAAIDFPEEDLELAQPPQTDAELAALESELQVWLEKFQVGRLLREGIKVALVGRPNVGKSSLLNRLLREERAIVHDSPGTTRDVIEASAHWGGLAFQLFDTAGIRSGEEEVEREGIRRSRLTAEKADLVLWLLDASEPLREEDWDLGRSLKGRILVVANKMDLEKAGRCLPLWDKPPGSEGWPLLPVSAQDGRGIEELKAAIVQSAGLKAWSEREHAYLNNARHQAALVQALEALAQARAALASGLAWECLAADLRQALGAMEALLGRVSSEDILGEIFSRFCIGK